CAACTTGCGGTTTTGCTAAGACAAGCAGCTCATCGAGAATCTGTTGGATACGAACAAGTTCACTGTTCATGATTTCGAAATAATGTCTTGTGTCTGGGGTCGCCTTCTGACGAAAAATTTGCGTAAATCCCTTGAGTGTCGTCAGCGGGTTACGGATTTCATGCGCAATTCCTGCTGCAAGTTGTCCGACTGCTGACAACTTCTCCGACTGGTCGAGTTTGTCCCGGTAGATGAGCAGTTCCATCTCTGCCTTCTTCCGTTCGGTAATGTCCTGCATGACACCAAAAAGACGAACCACTTGCTCGTTCTCAAAAATCGGCTCGGCTTTTGCATGCAGGGTCTTAATTTTGCCGGACGGGCAAACGATGCGGTAATCGCCTTCTTGTAAGATGCCGTTTACCACGTTCGTGAAGCGGGATTTGACATAAGCGAGATCGTCAGGATGAATCATCTGCATAAAAGCTTCAGATGCGATTTGCTGCGTGACCTGGAATCCTAGAATTCGGTATGCTTCGGCTGACCACTCAATCACTCCGGACGCCAGGTCCATCTCCCAGTGGCCCAGCCTTGCAAACTGTTCAGCTCGCTCGAGGTTTGCCTTACTTTGCTGCAACGCTTGCTCGGCACGAACAAGTTCAGTGATGTCCCGGACAATCGCGTAAGCACCCGATACCTGACCTTGAACCATGATGGGGACAGCCTTTACGGCCACAGCCAAGGGTCGTCCGTCTTTGTGCAGCATGTTTGCATTCATGACTTGCGTAGGTGCAATGTGGTGACCAGCGAACACCATTTTGTCGTTCGTCTCAAACGGGATGAACGAGTAGTGTTTGCCAATGAGGTCGTCCTCGGTATAGCCCGTTATCTGCGTGTAGGAAGCGTTAATGCCTGTGATGTATCCGTTCAAATCGAGTGAACATATGCCATCCGTGTTGTATTTGCTCAGCGATTCACAGCGCTCTTTGCTCTCTGCAAGCTGCCTCTCTGCGAGTTTCTCCTTCGTAATGTCTCGGATAACGCCCATGACTCTGCGGTCTCTTGTGCCTATCGATGGAACCGCTTGAGAATGAAGAATGCGGGTTTCCCCGCCAGGCAATGCCACGCGATAGGTTAGATCGTACGCATCATAGCGAAATCCACGAATTCTTACGAGGAACCGTTCTATATCGTCAGGATGAATCCGTGAAACCATTTCATCGACGGATACCGGCCCATTATGTGTGTCCAAACCGAATAATTCAAATGTCTCCTTCGACCAAAAGGACGCCATCGTATTAGGGTCATAATCCCAAAGGCCAATCCGTGACAATTGCAGCACATACGATATACGTGGGTCAAGGATGTGGAGGGGTGACAGTTCCGTGGAAATTGGGTCCATACACACGGCTCCTTACTGGCTGGAAAGCGCATAATCGAATAAATGGAAAAATGTAAATAATTTCGACAAGATTATAATACTTTTCCGAAAGAAATGGTTGTTCTATTTTAAAAAATAGTGCTCGCCTGTGAAGTGTCCTTCGAAGTACAAGGATTGGATGAGCATCTGTGCTTGGTAAGCAGCGGATTCCGGATGAAGGTTTTCTAGCTCGCCCTGCAGTTTCGTGACTGCCGCATTATCTCCGAGACCTGGCAGGTTTGTCTTGAGCGTGTCCTCGATGGCCTCCGCAACGCGCTCAAGCCACTGGCTCCAAGACTTACGAAGGTCAGCCGTCAAGTTCGATGCCTCTGCCGCGATTGCTTTCATTAGCGCCGCGTAATGGATAAACACGTGTTGCAGTCGATGAACGTCCACCTGAAGTCGATTCAGTTGTTGCCGGTTTGCGTAGAGGTTAAAGGGTATGCTTGTCCTTGCCAGGTTCGCCGTTTGTTGGACTTGCTCGATTGCCGTGAATAAACCATCAAGGGTCTCTGTGACATCAAAGCGCGTTGTATTGAAGTCGTTGAGGGTGATTGCAGCAGCCGCCCGCCGCAAGATGTCCGACATGTCTCTGGTGAGGGTCTGCAACTGTTTCTTTGCCTGATTCATTTCGTTTGGTGGAACCAGCACGATGACAAATATCAGTGCCACTGCAGCACCTACCAGCGTGTCCTTCACCCGGTCCCACGCGTATCCTGTCGATTGATTTTCGAAATACAGCACAAACAGGATGCTTAGTGCTGCTTGGTGGATTAACAAGTCATTGAACTTCAACATTTTCAAGATGGCTGTACAGACGAGGAGTGCCAATCCAAGTGCCCAGGCTGTAATGGGAATGTCGATTGCAAGCAGGCCTACCATCACGACGCCGAGCACGGTGCCGACGGTTCTGTAGAGCGCAAACCGCAGCGATTGGCCGATGGTGACTTGTAGACACAGAATGAGCGTTAGGGGAGCAAGATACGGGTGATTCGATCCGGTTAGTCGTGCCCCTTCCCACGCGATTACAGAACCGACAGCGGTTTTCCATACCACCGCCGTGCGGGCCAGGAACCCTTGACTTTTTTCATTTGTAGTCATCGACAAGAGGTTTTGATTCATCACAAACTCCTTTATTGCGTTTCACTCGTTGTTCCGCTCCACGCCCCGCGTCCTTAGCATGCCACGTTCCTGAACGGACATGCTCTGCAGCTTCGTCGATGGACAAAGTTGACGGCTTATTGCCAAATGCGTCTGAAATAGTCGAAATTATATTTATTTTTAGACGAATATCCCTGATACTAGAAAAGGGAGTTGTTCCATCCTTAAGAACGAGAGTTTTCCAGTCACCACAAAGGAAGGGAGTACGCGCGTTGAAGCAAAACAGACTTACGTTCTGGGTGCAAAACCGTGTGCATCACCGAATGTCGCCATCGTTTCGAGTCGTACTTTTATATATCGCGATTGGTATCGTGTGGTTGACTGTCTCGGTGCCTCTGATTTGGAAGTTTGGGTGGCGACCACAGATGCTGAAGATGTTGAGAATTTTGTATTTTGTGGTCTCAGGATTCATCCTCTATCTGATATTAAAGCGAGAACGGAAGCTTGCTGACAGCAGACATGACTACACCCGGTTGCTGAGTCACCTGCTGGAACCGGTGCTCATTCATCAGGACGGTTTGATTGTGAATGCAAATTTGCATGCGGTACAGGCGTTGGAAGCTAGTTGCGAGGACGAATTGGTTGGCATGCCGATTCTAGATGTTGTTCACCCTGATTATCGCGCTGTCGTACAAAAACGTATCCACGATTTAGAAACGGGAAGATCAACAAAACTCTTGGAGGAGAAATTTGTTACGCTCAAAGGTACTATCATGGACGTGGAGATATCTGGAATACCCATAACGTTTCGAGGTCAGCCTGCCATCATGGTGATTTTCCGCGATATTACGGAACGCAATCATCAACAAGCCATGAGTCATGCAAGCGAACGCCGACTGCGAACACTGATTGACGCAATGCCAGACCAAATCTGTTTTGTGGACGATGAGGGACGGTGGATAGAGGCCAACAGCATGATTCTTCGGTCAGTTGGGATTGACAGTGGAGTATTTCGGGGTAAGACAGCACAGGAGTTAGCGGAGGTTTGTGATCCCCGATATCGTGAGTTGTTCCTGCAGAACGCTGACTATGCGCCAGAGACGTACAAGACCGTCACACGGTTTGACTATGAATACACTCGACCAGACGGTGAACTTGCTGCCTTTGAAATCACACGGGTTCCAGTCGAAAGAGACGATGGTTCAACACTCGGTCTCGTTGTGATAGTACGGGATGTCACGGAATCACGGCTCTCCACCCTGCGACTTAAGGAGAGCGAACAGCGATACCGCTCATTATTCGAAAACGATGGCGACATGGTCGTCTCTCTAGGTATTGATGGCAGTATTTTGTCGGCAAATCCGTCCACAGAGCACACCCTCGGATACACGGCCAACGAGATTATCGGTATCCATTACCGAGAACTTGTGGCATCGGACTTTCGCGAGACCTCGTACGAGCGCTTTCTTCAAGGGATTCAGGGAGGCCCACAAGTAACGACGACTCGGCTAATTCACAAAGATGGGCGGCTCATTGACGTTCACGAGAAAAAGATCCCGATTGTTTTTGATGGCACAGTCGCTGGATTTTTCTGTATCGTCCGGGATGTTACCCGCCAGAAGGCAGCAGAGGAACTGCTGATTAAATCGGAACGCCTCTCGGCTGTTGGACAGATGGCTGCCGGCATCGCACATGAAATTCGTAACCCCCTGACCGTGCTGAAAGGTTTTGTCCAACTGATGCAGTCTCCGGGGTCGGGAAATGGATTTTATCTAGACGTTATGAAGGGTGAATTTGAGAGAATCGAAATGATTTTGAATGAACTCTTAGTGTTTGCCAAACCGACAGAGCGATTATTGGAGCGATACGACTGCGCACATCTGGTTGAAGACGTTATTCATCTGATGACTCCAGAGGCCAATCTGCGAAACATTGTCATTTCGCAATGGGTGACGTCTGGGTCGCACGATATCTTATGCGAAAAAAACCGCATTAAACAAGTCCTTGTGAATGTGGTAAAGAATGCCATTGAAGCGATGACGCAAGGTGGCGACATTGTTGTTGGCATTCGAATACAAAACGAGCAGACCGTCTCCATCTTTGTACGGGATAACGGTCCTGGAATTGCGGCTGATGAGATAATGCGTATTGGTGAGCCGTTTTATACGACCAAGGACACGGGGACTGGACTCGGTTTGATGGTGAGCCGAAAGATTGTGGAGGCCCATCAGGGTGTGTTGAACATCTACAGTACGCAAGGGAAAGGAACAGAGGTCGAAATTCTCATTCCGAGAGTGGCATATTCGGATGATGAAAAAAGTGCAGTTCTATGATGCAATAGATAAGCAAAGATGTGTGGCGGATAATCTAGACTTGGTTGTCGCATGGAGTGGTACATATGTCCCGGTTAAAGGCCGTTCAGTTTCATTGCGCGAAGTGCAACGAATGGCGTGTTGTCGAAACCGTCGGCACGGTCTTAAATGGACCATCTTGCCCCTCGTGTGGGAAACCGATGAAGCATGTGGTCATCGAGCAGGGCACACTAAAGCTGTTCGAGCCTCCGAGGAAGACCTGAGGCTGTCAAAACGGCATGCACATCCGCTGCGCTGACCGTGATTTCCAACGAGGTTGACTTCCCGTCAACACCGTCAACACCGTCAACACCGTCAATACCGTCAATACCCTGTTGCCGCCAAGCCACGTAGTGAAAGGTCAATGATACAATCAGCAAGTTCTGGAGCCACTACGCGATAGGCCAGTCTTCGCTGACCCGAAGCGTTCCGAAAGACGTCAATATGGGCGTCCGAAACATGCAATAAGTACCTGTACTCGCGGCGACCTCGGATAACTGTTACGCGGTAGCCGATGGCTTCATTTGGTGGCATTTGGTCCGTTTCGTAGAGGAACTCTGCCGCATTCCAACAATGAATAAACGTGTCTTGCTCGTTGCCCGTTAATTTGTTTGCGCTCAGATAAACGCTATCTCGCGTTGAAAGTCGTGTGTGTGTGGTAAACCTCGATGTAAACCAGTTCACGATGAACGTTGGCGGCGTGATAAGAAACGACAAGAGTGCCAGAACAATGAATACAGGAATGAACCACATCGGCATTGGCATCGCCAACAGCCTCCTTAAACAGCAGCCCGGTAGGGTTTTTCGCTGCCAGAACATTGTTGTACGATGGTAGTATCCGTTACCTGCAGTTCGTGTACTCGCGGGTGAGCTGGAGTATATTTTGGAGAACTCATCAGAAATCGGCAGACAGCGAAGGAGGAAAAATGATGAAACCTGGGCAGTGGTTGATGAAAGTGCGCGACACTCGTCCCTTAGTACATAACATCACAAATGTGGTGGTTACAAATGTGGCTGCCAACACACTCTTGGCGATTGGCGCTTCACCAGTGATGGCATATGCCCATGAAGAGGTTGCCGACATGGCCAAAATCGCACAAGCGCTCGCGCTCAACATGGGTACTCTGACACCCGATGTCATCACAGCGATGCGATTGGCGGGGACAGCGGCCAACGCGTCAGGAGTTCCAGTAGTGTTCGATCCCGTTGGCGTTGGCGCAACCCCTTACCGCAACGAGGCAGCGCAGACGATTGCGTCTTCTCTTCAACTGAGGGTCCTGCGCGGAAACTCGGGGGAGATTGGATTGATGCTAGGCAGCGGGGGTGAAGTGACCGGTGTTGACTCTGCCGGGGCCAGTGCAGATTTGCCGGCAGCCATGAAGACATACGCCAAACAGCATCAGACTGTGGTGGTGGCCACAGGTGAAGCGGACCTTGTCACGGACGGGTATACGCTCTGGCGATTGACCAATGGGCATCCGCTGCTCTCTGCCATTACAGGTTCAGGGTGCTCGCTGACCGCTCTCATTGGTGCATTTGTGGGCGTGGTCGATAAGGACAGTCCCTTAGAGACATACGCGGAGGCAGTTGTCGCAGCCATTACGTGCTTTAATGTGGCGGGTGAACGAGCGGCCCAAGTGGCGCAGGGCCCTGGCAGCTTTCAGTCAGCTCTGTTCGATGCCTTATATCAACTCACCGCAGACGCAGTCGACGGGGCCGCCAAAATTGAACAGATGGTCTGAGGTGATTTCAGGATGACTTCATTAGGACGAGCTACTGATATGTATCGCGGGAATGCGCTGAAAGATGCACTCGCCGTGTATTTGGTGACCGATGAGCGCTCAAGTATTAATGACTGCTTGCGCGTCGTCCGCCAGGCGCTCGAAGGTGGTGCAACAACCGTTCAACTGCGACGCAAGCACGACGATGGCCGCATTCTGGTCCAGATGGGGCAGGCCATCCGGGATATGACGAGAGAGTACCATGCCCTCTATATCGTGAATGACAGGGTGGACATCGCGCTCATCACGGACGCGGATGGTGTGCATGTGGGTCAATCCGACATCGCGTACGCAGATGTGCGAAGCCTTCTGGGAAAGGAGAAGGTCATCGGCGTTTCCGTCAGCACGATTGCGGAAGCAGACGAAGCACTTGCAAAAGGTGCTGATTACCTTGGTGTAGGGTCTGTGTTTCCTACCCGTTCGAAATCGGATGCGGACCTCTGCGGCATTGCTGGATTGCGTGAGATAGCAAACCTCGCTCGCAGGTATGGGACAAGGCGGACACCTACTGTGGCAATCGGCGGTATTACCGCCGCAAACGCATCCGAGGTCCTCGGCGCCGGAGCAGACGGACTGGCTGTCGTATCAGCCATCATGCAGGCAGACAATCCGGCAGATGCAGCACGCAACTTCCGCCAACTGTTTTCGTGAAACAGCGATGTCATCAGACAGCGATGTCATCAAACAGCGATGTCATCAAAAAGGTGGCCGTCACATGTTGTGACGGCCTCAGTTCTATACAAAGGGGGTCAAAAGTGAAGCGGTAGTGGCTTCCTGCTGAAAACAGCATAGCGCATCAATGTTGCAAATGTGTTGCAGAGATGTGCTGAGTTATTGCGAAAACGTTGAATGTCTGTGACATTTCCTGTTGGCCAAGAGAAAAGTTTTGCATTCGAACCTAGAGCTGATGGACGGTCGCCGTGGAGCCAACAGGACTTGGTATAATCCTGTTGAAGGAACGGAAGGACGGAGAGATATGTCGAAGTTATTTCGATTCTTACGACCCAGTCAATGGTCAATCATCATGACGCTCGTCTTCGTGTTTCTGCAGTCCCTTTCTACGCTCTACCTGCCGCGACTGATGTCTCAAATTGTCGACACGGGGATTGTCCGCGGCAACACGCCATACATCCTTCGCGTTGGCGGGTTCATGCTGGTTGTGGCCATCGCTGGGGTGTTATGTTCCGTTGCGGCGAGTTGGTTGGCATCGAGGGTCTCTGGCCAGTTTGGTCGAGCGCTGCGAAGCGTGGTTTTTGAACACGTCCAACGGTTCAGCTTACACGAATTTGATGTCCTCGGCACCGCATCTCTCATCACCCGCACAACCAACGACATCACGCAGGTTCAGATGCTGGTCAACATGATGCTGCGAATGATGGTGATGGCTCCTCTGATGGCGATTGGCGGCATCATCATGTCTGTCTTAACCGATGCGAAACTGTCCCTGGTGATTGTCGTTGTTGTGCCAGTACTGGGGCTGACGATATATCTGGTGATGAGCAAAGGTGTAGGATTGTTTCGGTCTATGCAGATGAAGATTGATGCCCTCAACAGGGTGCTTCGTGAGTATTTGACAGGAGTCCGCGTCATCCGGTCTTTTAATCGCATTGAATACGAGACAATGCGCTTTGATGCAGCTAACAAAGACTTGACCGATACCGCGGTTCGGGTCAATCAATTGATGGCAACCATGATGCCTGCAATGATGCTTATCGTCAACTTATCGACGATTGCCATCATCTGGTTTGGCAGTATTCGCATCAACAACGGCCATATGCAGGTGGGCAACCTAATGGCCTTTCTTCAGTATCTAATGCAGATTTTGTCCGCGGTGATGATGGTATCGATGATGTTTTTCATGATTCCCCGAGCGTCTGCGTCCGGAGCTCGGATACGTGAAGTGTTGGATACCGCACCGGAGATTGTCGACCCTCCTGCTTCGGTCCCAAATCGCCCTGCTTGTCAGCAGCGTGCACACAGTGGAGTTGAGTTTCGAGGTGTGACGTTTCGCTACCCAGGTGCCGAGAAACCTGCGTTACTCGATGTCTCGTTTACAGCACGCGCGGGGCGGGTGACGGCGATTATCGGTGGCACCGGATCGGGCAAGTCAACGCTTGTCAGTCTCATCCCGAGGTTTTACGACGTGGAAGCAGGCGAGGTTCTGGTCGACGGGATGGATGTCCGCCACATGGAACAAGAGACTC
The Alicyclobacillus curvatus genome window above contains:
- the thiE gene encoding thiamine phosphate synthase — its product is MYRGNALKDALAVYLVTDERSSINDCLRVVRQALEGGATTVQLRRKHDDGRILVQMGQAIRDMTREYHALYIVNDRVDIALITDADGVHVGQSDIAYADVRSLLGKEKVIGVSVSTIAEADEALAKGADYLGVGSVFPTRSKSDADLCGIAGLREIANLARRYGTRRTPTVAIGGITAANASEVLGAGADGLAVVSAIMQADNPADAARNFRQLFS
- a CDS encoding ABC transporter ATP-binding protein; the protein is MSKLFRFLRPSQWSIIMTLVFVFLQSLSTLYLPRLMSQIVDTGIVRGNTPYILRVGGFMLVVAIAGVLCSVAASWLASRVSGQFGRALRSVVFEHVQRFSLHEFDVLGTASLITRTTNDITQVQMLVNMMLRMMVMAPLMAIGGIIMSVLTDAKLSLVIVVVVPVLGLTIYLVMSKGVGLFRSMQMKIDALNRVLREYLTGVRVIRSFNRIEYETMRFDAANKDLTDTAVRVNQLMATMMPAMMLIVNLSTIAIIWFGSIRINNGHMQVGNLMAFLQYLMQILSAVMMVSMMFFMIPRASASGARIREVLDTAPEIVDPPASVPNRPACQQRAHSGVEFRGVTFRYPGAEKPALLDVSFTARAGRVTAIIGGTGSGKSTLVSLIPRFYDVEAGEVLVDGMDVRHMEQETLRLKLGFVSQTAVLFSGSVADNIRYGKPDASLDEIRRAAEIAQADEFIETMDGGYDALLTQGGGNLSGGQKQRLTIARAVVRRPEIYVFDDSFSALDFKTDAKLRAALQPIITESTVLIVAQRVSTVMSADEIIVLDQGSVAGIGTHEQLCQTCSVYQEIVASQLGEGETA
- the thiM gene encoding hydroxyethylthiazole kinase encodes the protein MKPGQWLMKVRDTRPLVHNITNVVVTNVAANTLLAIGASPVMAYAHEEVADMAKIAQALALNMGTLTPDVITAMRLAGTAANASGVPVVFDPVGVGATPYRNEAAQTIASSLQLRVLRGNSGEIGLMLGSGGEVTGVDSAGASADLPAAMKTYAKQHQTVVVATGEADLVTDGYTLWRLTNGHPLLSAITGSGCSLTALIGAFVGVVDKDSPLETYAEAVVAAITCFNVAGERAAQVAQGPGSFQSALFDALYQLTADAVDGAAKIEQMV
- a CDS encoding FUSC family protein, which produces MNQNLLSMTTNEKSQGFLARTAVVWKTAVGSVIAWEGARLTGSNHPYLAPLTLILCLQVTIGQSLRFALYRTVGTVLGVVMVGLLAIDIPITAWALGLALLVCTAILKMLKFNDLLIHQAALSILFVLYFENQSTGYAWDRVKDTLVGAAVALIFVIVLVPPNEMNQAKKQLQTLTRDMSDILRRAAAAITLNDFNTTRFDVTETLDGLFTAIEQVQQTANLARTSIPFNLYANRQQLNRLQVDVHRLQHVFIHYAALMKAIAAEASNLTADLRKSWSQWLERVAEAIEDTLKTNLPGLGDNAAVTKLQGELENLHPESAAYQAQMLIQSLYFEGHFTGEHYFLK
- a CDS encoding PAS domain S-box protein, yielding MKQNRLTFWVQNRVHHRMSPSFRVVLLYIAIGIVWLTVSVPLIWKFGWRPQMLKMLRILYFVVSGFILYLILKRERKLADSRHDYTRLLSHLLEPVLIHQDGLIVNANLHAVQALEASCEDELVGMPILDVVHPDYRAVVQKRIHDLETGRSTKLLEEKFVTLKGTIMDVEISGIPITFRGQPAIMVIFRDITERNHQQAMSHASERRLRTLIDAMPDQICFVDDEGRWIEANSMILRSVGIDSGVFRGKTAQELAEVCDPRYRELFLQNADYAPETYKTVTRFDYEYTRPDGELAAFEITRVPVERDDGSTLGLVVIVRDVTESRLSTLRLKESEQRYRSLFENDGDMVVSLGIDGSILSANPSTEHTLGYTANEIIGIHYRELVASDFRETSYERFLQGIQGGPQVTTTRLIHKDGRLIDVHEKKIPIVFDGTVAGFFCIVRDVTRQKAAEELLIKSERLSAVGQMAAGIAHEIRNPLTVLKGFVQLMQSPGSGNGFYLDVMKGEFERIEMILNELLVFAKPTERLLERYDCAHLVEDVIHLMTPEANLRNIVISQWVTSGSHDILCEKNRIKQVLVNVVKNAIEAMTQGGDIVVGIRIQNEQTVSIFVRDNGPGIAADEIMRIGEPFYTTKDTGTGLGLMVSRKIVEAHQGVLNIYSTQGKGTEVEILIPRVAYSDDEKSAVL
- a CDS encoding PAS domain S-box protein — encoded protein: MDPISTELSPLHILDPRISYVLQLSRIGLWDYDPNTMASFWSKETFELFGLDTHNGPVSVDEMVSRIHPDDIERFLVRIRGFRYDAYDLTYRVALPGGETRILHSQAVPSIGTRDRRVMGVIRDITKEKLAERQLAESKERCESLSKYNTDGICSLDLNGYITGINASYTQITGYTEDDLIGKHYSFIPFETNDKMVFAGHHIAPTQVMNANMLHKDGRPLAVAVKAVPIMVQGQVSGAYAIVRDITELVRAEQALQQSKANLERAEQFARLGHWEMDLASGVIEWSAEAYRILGFQVTQQIASEAFMQMIHPDDLAYVKSRFTNVVNGILQEGDYRIVCPSGKIKTLHAKAEPIFENEQVVRLFGVMQDITERKKAEMELLIYRDKLDQSEKLSAVGQLAAGIAHEIRNPLTTLKGFTQIFRQKATPDTRHYFEIMNSELVRIQQILDELLVLAKPQVVNKSLVHVDLILQEVVTLMSPQAILHDVRIKVDFAPDIPSITAVQNQLKQVFINIVKNALEAISSGGELQVDVTFKNGMVQASFTDNGEGIPPEQLQRLGEPFYTTKDHGTGLGLLVTRRILDAHNGSFEIVSEVGKGTTVTVTLPRH